From the Chloroflexus aurantiacus J-10-fl genome, one window contains:
- a CDS encoding iron-siderophore ABC transporter substrate-binding protein, translated as MVYRLFILVILLTLLAACGGAPATVTPTSAPDALTENPAPTSAPGATPASTVATFPVTIEHKYGSTTIPAAPQRVIALGYTDQDPILALGVRPIAVRYWFGDATRTAWPWQEAAFGDVRPQVLNMPFGQLNIETIAALNPDLIIAVSAGITEEEYNTLSQIAPTLAQSDAYVDFGVPWQEQTRVIGQALGRSEQAEALISSIEARFAELRQQYPQFAGATAVIASPANEGQFFFSGTQHERMRFLTSLGFVLPAELDQIASTSFFGSISGERLDLFDTDVLIWTVTPEQRAVIEANPLFQQLRATQEGRVIWLDSTGDAESDLVGPALVYSSVLSLPLVFEELVPQLAAAVDGDPTTQAAQR; from the coding sequence ATGGTATACCGACTATTCATCCTTGTCATCCTGCTCACTCTGCTCGCCGCCTGTGGAGGTGCGCCGGCGACTGTCACGCCTACGAGCGCACCAGATGCACTTACGGAAAATCCCGCACCGACAAGTGCGCCTGGCGCAACACCTGCTTCAACTGTTGCAACCTTCCCCGTCACCATCGAACACAAGTATGGAAGCACCACCATCCCGGCGGCGCCACAACGGGTAATTGCGCTAGGATACACCGACCAGGACCCGATCCTCGCCCTGGGCGTGCGTCCCATTGCGGTACGCTACTGGTTTGGTGATGCCACACGCACAGCCTGGCCGTGGCAAGAAGCTGCCTTCGGTGACGTTCGTCCGCAAGTTCTCAACATGCCCTTTGGTCAGCTCAACATTGAAACCATCGCCGCCCTAAATCCAGACCTGATCATCGCCGTCTCTGCCGGTATTACCGAAGAGGAGTACAACACCCTGAGTCAGATTGCCCCCACGCTCGCGCAATCTGATGCCTACGTCGATTTTGGTGTCCCCTGGCAGGAACAAACTCGTGTAATCGGGCAGGCGCTCGGACGATCAGAACAGGCTGAGGCATTAATTTCCTCAATTGAAGCACGTTTTGCTGAACTCCGACAGCAGTATCCACAGTTTGCCGGCGCCACAGCGGTCATTGCCTCACCAGCGAACGAAGGACAATTCTTCTTCTCTGGCACCCAACACGAACGGATGCGCTTTTTAACCTCGCTCGGCTTTGTACTCCCTGCCGAACTCGACCAGATAGCCAGCACATCGTTCTTCGGCTCGATTAGCGGTGAACGCCTTGATCTTTTCGATACCGATGTCTTGATCTGGACGGTTACTCCTGAACAGCGAGCTGTTATTGAAGCTAATCCGCTCTTTCAACAACTACGCGCCACGCAGGAAGGTCGCGTCATCTGGCTTGACTCTACCGGCGACGCCGAGAGTGATCTGGTCGGGCCGGCCCTGGTCTATAGCAGTGTGTTGAGCTTGCCGCTCGTATTTGAAGAACTGGTACCCCAGCTTGCCGCCGCTGTTGATGGCGACCCGACAACACAGGCTGCACAACGTTGA